The proteins below come from a single Halobacillus salinarum genomic window:
- the thrS gene encoding threonine--tRNA ligase produces the protein MADPIEIKFPDGNTKQFEKGVTGEEIAHDISPGLKKQALAIKLNGNPYDLRRAINQNASIEILTYKNPEGLEVLRHSTAHLMAQAIKRLYGDVNFGVGPVIENGFYYDIDLDQSLTPEDLPQIEKEMQRIVDENLEVKRIELTREEAKKKFSDDELKLELIDDIPEGETLTIYQQGEFADLCRGVHVPQTSKIKVFKLLSISGAYWRGDSDNKMLQRIYGTAFEKQSHLEEYLHMLEEAKERDHRKLGKELEIFTVNQKVGQGLPLWLPKGATIRRTIERYIVDTEERLGYNHVYTPVLGSVDLYKTSGHWDHYKDDMFPTMEMDNEDLVLRPMNCPHHMMVYKNQLHSYRNLPVRIAELGTMHRHEMSGALAGLQRVRAMTLNDAHIFARPDQLKDEFQRVVRLVQRVYRDFGINDYYFRLSYRDPEDKEKYVDNDEMWTKAQAMLKETMEEMELEYVEAEGEAAFYGPKLDVQVKTALGKDETLSTVQLDFHLPERFDLTYVGEDGQDHRPVVIHRGVVSTMERFVAFLIEEYKGAFPTWLAPVQAKIIPVSAEAHLNYAKTLEDELREAGVRVEVDERNEKIGYKIREAQTQKIPYQLVVGDKEIEDYAVNVRKYGEQKSETKSVETFKEEIRNEIEQKLLNK, from the coding sequence ATGGCTGATCCTATTGAAATCAAGTTCCCGGATGGGAATACAAAGCAATTTGAAAAAGGTGTAACTGGCGAGGAGATTGCTCATGACATTTCACCTGGTTTAAAAAAGCAGGCACTGGCTATCAAGTTGAATGGGAATCCTTATGATTTAAGGCGTGCCATTAATCAAAATGCGTCAATAGAAATATTGACTTACAAAAATCCAGAGGGACTGGAGGTTTTACGGCATTCTACGGCTCATCTCATGGCTCAAGCTATTAAAAGATTATATGGGGACGTGAACTTTGGAGTTGGGCCAGTCATTGAAAATGGTTTTTACTATGATATAGACTTGGATCAGTCTTTAACTCCAGAAGACCTTCCTCAAATTGAAAAGGAAATGCAACGGATTGTTGACGAAAATTTAGAAGTTAAGCGCATCGAACTCACTCGTGAGGAAGCGAAGAAAAAGTTTAGCGATGATGAACTAAAGCTAGAGTTAATTGATGACATTCCTGAAGGTGAAACTTTAACGATTTATCAGCAAGGAGAATTTGCTGACTTGTGTCGCGGAGTCCATGTACCGCAGACTAGTAAAATTAAAGTGTTTAAATTACTCAGTATTTCAGGCGCTTATTGGCGTGGGGACAGCGATAATAAGATGCTGCAGCGTATTTACGGAACGGCCTTTGAAAAACAATCGCATTTGGAAGAGTATCTTCATATGCTTGAAGAAGCAAAAGAAAGGGACCACCGTAAACTAGGAAAAGAATTGGAAATTTTCACTGTTAATCAAAAAGTCGGCCAGGGGCTTCCTTTATGGCTTCCTAAAGGAGCAACCATCCGCCGCACGATTGAACGCTATATTGTAGATACTGAAGAACGTCTTGGCTATAACCACGTTTATACGCCGGTCCTTGGAAGTGTGGACTTGTATAAAACAAGTGGGCACTGGGATCATTACAAAGATGATATGTTTCCGACTATGGAAATGGATAATGAGGACCTGGTACTTCGCCCGATGAACTGTCCTCACCATATGATGGTCTATAAAAACCAGCTTCACAGCTATCGGAATCTTCCTGTTCGGATCGCAGAGCTCGGTACCATGCACCGCCATGAAATGTCGGGTGCACTAGCTGGGCTTCAACGCGTACGAGCGATGACTTTAAACGATGCTCATATCTTTGCCCGCCCTGACCAGTTGAAGGATGAGTTTCAAAGAGTGGTCCGGCTTGTTCAACGTGTCTATAGAGATTTTGGGATCAACGACTACTACTTCCGGCTGTCTTATAGAGATCCTGAAGATAAGGAAAAATATGTGGATAACGATGAGATGTGGACGAAAGCCCAAGCAATGCTCAAGGAAACGATGGAGGAAATGGAGCTTGAATACGTGGAAGCTGAAGGAGAAGCTGCTTTCTATGGTCCGAAATTAGATGTTCAAGTAAAAACTGCTCTAGGAAAAGATGAAACACTTTCTACGGTTCAGCTTGATTTTCACCTGCCCGAACGATTTGACCTGACTTATGTTGGGGAAGATGGACAGGACCACCGCCCGGTTGTCATTCATCGCGGAGTCGTTTCAACAATGGAAAGGTTTGTGGCATTTTTAATTGAAGAGTATAAAGGTGCATTCCCAACATGGCTTGCTCCTGTCCAGGCTAAGATTATTCCTGTTTCCGCAGAAGCCCATCTCAACTATGCAAAAACATTGGAAGATGAGCTTCGTGAGGCAGGAGTGCGTGTAGAAGTGGATGAGCGCAATGAGAAAATCGGCTATAAAATCAGGGAAGCCCAGACTCAAAAAATTCCTTATCAGCTCGTAGTTGGAGATAAAGAAATCGAAGACTACGCTGTTAATGTCCGTAAGTATGGAGAACAAAAATCTGAAACAAAATCCGTTGAAACATTTAAAGAAGAAATCCGCAACGAAATTGAACAGAAACTGTTAAATAAGTAG
- the infC gene encoding translation initiation factor IF-3, translating to MNVNEKIRAREVRLIDVNGDQLGVKSRSEALDIAANANLDLVMVAPNAKPPVCRIMDYGKYRYEQQKKEKEARKKQTTIKIKEVRLSPGIEEHDFNTKLRNARKFLSKGDKVKASVRFRGRAITHKELGQDVLERMAEECKDVAQIETKPKMEGRNMFMMLAPLNEK from the coding sequence ATGAATGTTAATGAAAAAATCCGCGCACGTGAAGTACGGCTTATCGACGTAAATGGTGATCAGCTAGGGGTTAAATCACGGAGTGAAGCTCTGGATATAGCTGCTAATGCCAATCTTGATCTCGTAATGGTCGCACCGAATGCGAAGCCTCCGGTCTGCCGTATTATGGACTACGGAAAGTACCGCTATGAACAGCAGAAGAAAGAAAAGGAAGCTCGCAAAAAGCAGACTACGATCAAAATCAAGGAAGTCCGCTTGAGTCCTGGAATTGAAGAGCATGACTTTAATACAAAGCTTCGTAATGCTCGTAAATTCCTATCTAAGGGCGATAAAGTGAAAGCTTCTGTACGGTTCAGAGGCCGGGCAATTACGCACAAAGAGTTAGGGCAGGATGTCCTTGAGCGTATGGCCGAAGAGTGCAAAGATGTAGCGCAGATCGAGACCAAACCTAAAATGGAAGGTCGTAACATGTTCATGATGCTTGCTCCTCTAAACGAGAAGTAA